The Phytohabitans houttuyneae genome has a segment encoding these proteins:
- a CDS encoding LLM class flavin-dependent oxidoreductase, giving the protein MAGLRSALFLPLFDELADPRAVAGLAAEAEEAGWDGMFVWDHVRWRPPVQSLADPWITLAAVATATSRIRLGPMVTPLARRRPTKVARETATLDLLSGGRLTLGVGLGSDQFGSEWSKTGEELDERERAGMLDESLDVLRQAWSGEPVRHHGRHHTVDDITFLPRPVQRPGVPVWVAGLPGKRAPLRRAARHDGFVPVNLAHPDQVAEMASVLAELRGPDPAPFDIAVALSLGTDVAPYAAAGATWWLAEIDPGTTLDTARGVVRDGPARRAG; this is encoded by the coding sequence GTGGCCGGGTTGCGTTCGGCGTTGTTCCTGCCACTGTTCGACGAGCTGGCCGACCCGCGCGCGGTCGCGGGGCTGGCGGCGGAGGCCGAGGAGGCCGGCTGGGACGGCATGTTCGTCTGGGACCACGTGCGGTGGCGGCCGCCGGTCCAGAGCCTCGCCGACCCGTGGATCACGCTCGCCGCGGTCGCGACCGCGACCAGCCGGATCCGGCTCGGCCCGATGGTGACCCCGCTGGCCCGCCGGCGCCCCACCAAGGTCGCCCGGGAGACCGCCACCCTCGACCTGCTCAGCGGCGGGCGCCTCACGCTCGGCGTCGGCCTGGGCAGCGACCAGTTCGGCAGCGAGTGGTCCAAGACCGGCGAGGAGCTCGACGAGCGGGAGCGGGCCGGCATGCTCGACGAGTCCCTCGACGTGCTCCGCCAGGCCTGGTCCGGCGAGCCGGTGCGCCACCACGGCCGGCACCACACCGTCGACGACATCACCTTCCTGCCGCGCCCGGTGCAGCGTCCCGGCGTGCCGGTGTGGGTGGCCGGCCTGCCCGGCAAGCGCGCCCCGCTGCGCCGCGCCGCCCGCCACGACGGGTTCGTCCCGGTCAACCTCGCCCACCCGGACCAGGTCGCGGAGATGGCGTCCGTGCTGGCCGAGCTGCGCGGCCCGGATCCGGCGCCGTTCGACATCGCCGTCGCCCTCTCCTTGGGTACCGACGTCGCGCCCTACGCCGCCGCCGGCGCGACCTGGTGGCTGGCCGAGATCGACCCGGGCACCACACTGGACACCGCCCGCGGCGTGGTCCGCGACGGTCCCGCGCGGCGCGCCGGCTGA
- a CDS encoding LysR family transcriptional regulator, which translates to MDLDGVRTFVAAADAGQFQEAAATLSVTQQAVSKRIATLERDLGVRLFTRTARGARLTVDGQAFLPHARELLRVAERADASVRPGRRALRVDVMSRRVAPAVVLQDFYRAYPEIALDVVTLSADVDGAVAAVEAGTVDATFHAVRTPARHLPDPIRTARVIDERHELLVGPGHALANARSVTPAQLVGHRIWMPGMERGTEWADYYDALAAAFGLAIDVVGPAFGNEALMAEIADSTQLATLVGERSRYLWPDSWDLRRIPVRGPAPVYPMSIIWRHDNPHPGLGRLREHLHARRADLLPDADIWTPAWLSSR; encoded by the coding sequence GTGGATCTCGACGGTGTGCGCACCTTCGTCGCCGCCGCGGACGCCGGGCAGTTCCAGGAGGCCGCGGCCACCCTGTCGGTCACCCAGCAGGCCGTGTCCAAGCGGATCGCCACGCTGGAAAGGGACCTGGGGGTGCGCCTGTTCACCCGCACCGCCCGGGGCGCCCGGCTCACCGTCGACGGCCAGGCGTTCCTGCCCCACGCGCGGGAGCTGCTGCGGGTGGCCGAGCGGGCCGACGCGTCCGTGCGCCCCGGCCGGCGTGCCCTGCGCGTCGACGTGATGAGCCGGCGGGTGGCGCCGGCGGTGGTGCTGCAGGACTTCTACCGCGCGTACCCCGAGATCGCGCTCGACGTCGTGACGCTGAGCGCCGACGTCGACGGTGCGGTGGCGGCGGTCGAGGCCGGGACGGTGGACGCCACCTTCCACGCCGTCCGTACGCCCGCGCGGCACCTGCCGGATCCGATCAGGACGGCCCGGGTGATCGACGAGCGGCACGAGCTGCTCGTCGGGCCCGGCCACGCGCTCGCGAACGCGCGGTCCGTCACGCCGGCGCAGCTGGTCGGGCACCGGATCTGGATGCCCGGGATGGAGCGCGGCACCGAGTGGGCGGACTACTACGACGCGCTCGCCGCCGCGTTCGGGCTGGCGATCGACGTGGTCGGTCCCGCCTTCGGCAACGAGGCGCTGATGGCCGAGATCGCCGACTCCACGCAGCTGGCGACGCTGGTCGGCGAGCGCTCGCGCTACCTGTGGCCGGACAGTTGGGACCTGCGGCGCATCCCGGTGCGCGGCCCGGCACCGGTGTACCCGATGTCGATCATCTGGCGCCACGACAACCCGCACCCGGGATTGGGCCGGCTGCGCGAGCACCTCCACGCCCGGCGCGCGGACCTGCTGCCCGACGCCGACATCTGGACCCCCGCCTGGCTCAGCTCACGGTGA
- a CDS encoding MFS transporter, with the protein MLVLHASPAQVSALAAVGPAVGALIALPLGPWVEPRRKRPVMIAMDLARFAALMTVPVAFAAGVLSFGQLLVVSAVVAAAKIAFAAAAGAYLKAVVRPDDLLVANARFESTTWSAIAVGPPLGGAAVGLSGPVTTVVADAVSYLGSALCLTAIRGREDRRRRTTAGRRAGDLLDGWRHLLTHPGLRPLLRGAPRRSARRPTPTDCR; encoded by the coding sequence GTGCTGGTGCTGCACGCCAGCCCGGCCCAGGTCTCCGCGCTGGCGGCGGTGGGGCCGGCGGTGGGCGCGCTGATCGCGTTGCCGCTCGGGCCGTGGGTGGAGCCGCGCCGCAAGCGGCCGGTGATGATCGCGATGGACCTGGCCCGGTTCGCGGCCCTGATGACGGTCCCGGTCGCCTTCGCGGCCGGCGTGCTCAGCTTCGGCCAGCTGCTTGTCGTGTCGGCCGTGGTCGCCGCGGCCAAGATCGCCTTCGCCGCCGCGGCGGGCGCCTACCTCAAGGCGGTCGTACGCCCGGACGACCTGCTCGTGGCGAACGCGCGGTTCGAGTCGACGACGTGGAGCGCGATCGCGGTCGGGCCGCCGCTCGGCGGTGCGGCGGTCGGCCTGTCCGGCCCGGTCACCACCGTGGTCGCGGACGCGGTCAGCTACCTGGGCTCCGCGCTCTGCCTCACCGCCATCCGCGGCCGTGAGGACCGTCGGCGGCGCACCACCGCCGGCCGCCGCGCCGGCGACCTGCTCGACGGCTGGCGGCACCTGCTGACCCACCCCGGACTGCGGCCGCTCCTCAGGGGAGCACCCCGACGTTCAGCTCGGCGACCGACGCCCACGGATTGCCGTTGA